One Nocardia huaxiensis genomic window, TCGAAGCCCGAGTACGCCTGCGCGGCAACACGATCGGTGGGCACGCCGCCCTCGCCGAGGCGAGAGTCGTTGCGCTCCACAGTCTCCACGGTCACACCGGCGACCTCGGTCACCTCGACGGTGGCCCGGCCGTCACGCACGGCGGTGCCGTCGTGCAGGCCGTTGAGGCGGCGCATCGGGGTGAAGCGCCACGCCTCATCCCGACCCGACGGCACCTCGAAGGCGTTCACGTCGAACGACGCGAACACTTCGCCCTTGTTCACTGCGGGCGTACGAGCCTCTGCGGCTTCGGCAACGTTCTCGACGGCCATCAGCCGACGGCTCCTTCCATCTGCAGTTCGATCAGGCGGTTCAGCTCGAGCGCGTACTCCATGGGCAGTTCCTTGGCGATCGGCTCCACGAAGCCGCGCACCACCATCGCCATGGCCTCGTCCTCGGTGAGACCGCGCGACATCAGGTAGAACAGCTGATCCTCGGACACCTTCGAGACGGTCGCCTCGTGGCCCATGGTCACGTCGTCCTCGCGGATGTCGACGTAGGGGTAGGTGTCGGAGCGAGAGATGTTGTCCACCAGCAGCGCATCACACTTGACGGTCGACTTGGACGCGTACGCGCCCTTGTTCACCTGCACCAGACCGCGGTAGGAGGCACGGCCACCGCCGCGCGCCACCGACTTGGAGATGATGTTCGACGAGGTGTGCGGCGCCAGGTGCAGCATCTTCGCGCCGGTGTCCTGGTGCTGGCCCTCGCCGGCGAAGGCGATGGAGAGCACCTCGCCCTTGGCGTGCTCACCGGTCATCCACACGGCCGGGTACTTCATGGTGACCTTGGAGCCGATATTGCCGTCGACCCATTCCATGGTCGCGCCCGCCTCGGCCTTGGCCCGCTTGGTGACCAGGTTGTAGACGTTGTTCGACCAGTTCTGAATGGTGGTGTACCGGCAGCGGCCACCCTTCTTCACGATGATCTCCACGACCGCGGAGTGCAGCGAGTCCGAGCTGTAGATCGGCGCGGTGCAGCCCTCGACGTAGTGCACGTAGGCATCCTCGTCGACGATGATCAGCGTGCGCTCGAACTGACCCATGTTCTCGGTGTTGATGCGGAAGTACGCCTGCAGCGGGATGTCGACGTGCACGCCCGGCGGCACGTAGATGAACGAACCACCCGACCACACAGCCGAATTCAGCGCGGAGAACTTGTTGTCACCCGACGGGATGACCGAGCCGAAGTACTGCTGGAACAGCTCCGGGTGCTCCTTGAGACCGGTATCGGTGTCGAGGAAGATGACGCCCTGCTTCTCCAGATCCTCACGGATGGAGTGGTAGACGACCTCGGACTCGTACTGCGCGGCGACACCGGCGACCAGGCGCTGCTTCTCCGCCTCCGGGATGCCGAGCTTGTCGTAGGTGTTCTTGATGTCCTCGGGCAGCTCTTCCCACGACGCCGCCTGCTTCTCCGACGACCGCACGAAGTACTTGATGTTGTCGAAGTCGATGCCCTCGAGGTTGGAACCCCAGTTCGGCATGGGCTTCTTGTCGAAGATGCGCAGCGCCTTCAGCCGGAAGTCGAGCATCCATTCGGGCTCGCTCTTCTTGGCCGAGATGTCGCGGACGACGTCCTCGGACAGGCCGCGCTTGGCACTGGCACCGGCGACATCCTTGTCGGCCCAGCCGTACTCATAGTTCCCCAGCGACGCGATGGTCTCTTCCTGGGTCAGCGGCTGCGCCTGGTCGGCGGTCGTCGTCATTCGGCACTCCTTCCGGAGTCGTGTGTAGAGGTCGTTGCGGGCTGAGCAACGGCAGGTCGTGCGGTCTTCTTAGCGGTATTCGGTTTGACGGTCGGCATGAGCAACGGCACGTGCGTGGTGCACGCGCAGTCGCCATTGGCGATGGTGGCCAGCCGCTGCACGTGCGTGCCGAGAATCTCCCGGAACGCCTCCAGTTCGGCGGCGCACAGCTCCGGAAATTCCTCGGCCACATGCGACACCGGGCAGTGGTGCTGGCAGATCTGCACGCCCGCACCGACTTTCCGGGTCGACGCGGCGAACCCGGCCTCGGAGAACGCGTCCGCGATCTCTTCGGCCTTGGCCTCGGTCTCGGCGGCGGTGTGCCCCTTGAGCCGATCGATGCCCGTGACAATGGCCCCGACCCGCTTGCGCGCGAAATCGACAATGGCCTTGTCGCCACCGATCTCACGCAACTGTCGCATCGCGGCACCGGCGAGGTCATCGTAGGCATGGCCCAGCCGGCCCCTGCCGGTGGAGGTCAGCTGATACTGCTTGGCCGGTCGGCCCCGCCCGCTCTGCTGCCATTTGGCCGAGCGGGTGGCCCGTGCCTCGCCCGATTCGATGAGCGCCTCGAGGTGCCTGCGCACCCCGGCGGGCGTGAGCCCCAGCCGCTCGCCGATGGCGGTCGCGGTGATCGGCCCCTCTTCCAGCAGCAGCTGGATGACGGCCTCACGGGTGTGGCCTTCACCGGTGGGCTCGGGCACGACAACAGTCCGGGCGCCCTTTCGGCGCCCGGTGCCTGTTCCCGCATTCCGCAAACCCACGGTTTTCACAACACAAGTGTGACGGAAATACATTCCGCGATCCAGTAAGGTTTGCCTGACTTAACGAGGGCGACCTGCGGGAACGCCCTCGGGTGTGACCTGCTGCACTGACGAACCGTCCGAATCGGGCGTAATTACGCAAGCCGCACGCACCGAAAACCCGTCCGGTGAGGTCTGCGACCTAGCCGTGGAAGGGATCCACATCCTGGCCGGGCAGCCATGAGCGACCGGGCTCGGTCCAGCCATTGGCCTTGATCATCTTGCGGGCCGCGCGCTGATTGCGGCCGATGAGGCGATCCAGATACAGGTGGCCGATGAGGTGGTCGGTCTCGTGCTGCAGGCAGCGGGCGAGATAGCCGGTGCCCTCGACGGCGACCGGGTTGCCCTCGACATCCACGCCGGTGACCTTTGCCCAGTCGGCGCGGCCGGTGGGATACCACTCGCCGGGAACCGACAGGCAGCCCTCGATATCGTCGTCCGGATCGGGCATGGTCTCCGGAATCTCGGACGTCTCGAGCACCGGGTTCACCACGTAGCCGCGATGCCGCACACCGTCGGCCATCAGGTCGTATACGAAAACGGCCCGAGGATCACCGATCTGGTTGGCCGCCAGCCCGGCCCCGCGCGCGGCGGTATTGGTCTCGAAGAGGGTGTCCACGAAAGCCGCCAGCTCCGAATCGAATTCGGTGACGGCAACGGCCGGCGCGCTCAGGCGCGGATCACCGGCGATGAGGATCGGTCGAATTGCCACTCGATCGAGAATAGAGCCCTGCCCGACGCGCTCGGCCGACCGGCCGGGCTCAGGCGGACAGGAAGTCCAGCAGCTCGCGGGCCACCTCGTCCGGGTTCTCCTCGGGCAGGAAGTGGCCGCCGCGCAAGGGTTTTCCGCGCACGTCCGGGGCCCAGCGCTGCCAGACGCGCAGGGGGTCGAAGGACTGGCCGACGAAACCCTTCTCGTCCCACAGCACTAGCACCGGGCATTCGATCCGGCGGACGCCCAGGTCACGGTGATCGTCGGCATAGTCGATGGTGGCGGCGGCGCGATACTCCTCGCAGATGGCCCGAATACCCTGCGGGGTCGCGAAATTGGTGATGTAGGCGGTGCGCAGCGACGGCGGGAAGACCGACGGATCGCTGGACCAGCTGTCGAGCATGTGATTGACGAACGTCGACGGCGAGCGGGCGATCATGATCTCCGGGATGGGGCGCGGGGCGGCCAGGAAGGTCCACACCCAGTGCGACAGCCACAGGTCGTGATCGCTGTGGTCGAAGACGTCACCGGTGGGGATGATGTCGAGAACCGCCAGGGCGGTGACGACTTCGGGATGATCGAGGGCCATGCGGTAGGCGCACCGGGCCCCGCGATCGTGGCCGGCCACGGCGAAGCGCGGAAAGCCGAGTTCGGCCATGACGGCCACCTGATCCCTGGCGAGGGTGCTCATGGCGTAGGGACTGTGGTCCGGAGTGCTCTCGGGTTTGCCGCTGGCGCCGAAGCCACGCAGGTCGGTGGCGACGACCGTGTGGTGACGGGCGAGTTCCGGCGCGACCCGATGCCACATGAGGTGCGTTTCGGGTATCCCGTGCAGCAGCAGCACGGGCGGCCCGGAGCCACCGCAGCGCCCGTGAATCGTGGTGCCGGACACGTCGATATCGAATTCGGAGAACCCGTCGAACATCTGTGCCTTCCCGTGGACGACGCGTTTTCCTCCGGGTACCCGTCCGGGCATCCGTCATTCGATAGTGGAGGTTTGTTTCGGGGCCGGGTCAGTGCACGGCGACCAGTTTCATCGGGGCCTCCAGCAGCGCCTCGAGGGAATCGGTGCGCTCGACCACCGTCGTGGTGACCAGGGACGGATCGAACCGGCCCGCCGCGACGAGGCTGAGGACGGCGGGAATGGCCGGGCGGACGTGAGCGCGGCCGGTGTGGAATGTGCAGCAGCGCGAATACATTCCGAAGACCGGCATGGGGACGTCCTTGGTCTGGACGCTGACGCTGGTGCACCAGCCGTCATTGGCGGTGGCATTGATGGCGGCGATCAGCGCGCGGCGACCGCCCGCGGCTTCCACGGTGACCGGGAAGCGCCCCACACGGGAATCGGACGGGCCCTCCACGGCTTCGGCGCCGAGTTTCGCCGCGAGGGAGAGCCGTTCGGGGTCGGTGTCGAGATAGACGACGCGGGCCGAGTCCAGCGCGACGGCCAGACCGGCGGCGTAGAGACCGATCGAGGGGGCGGCGCCGCCACCGAGCACCAGCACTTCCGCACCGGGATCGGTGGCCAACTGCGGCGCGACGGCCCGGTAGGCGTCGGGAATATTGTCGCTGGCGCTGGCCACGGCCACCGGGTCCACGCCCTGCGGCATCGGGACCAGCATGGCGTCGGCGTGCGGGACGAGCGTGAGATCGGCCCAGAGCCCGCCCCATTCGAGACCGCCCATGGTGCCGAGGCCGTAGGTGGACATGAACGGGTGGGCGGTGCAGTTGCCGGTGTGCCCGCGCAGGCAGGCCGGGCAGGCGCCGCAGGAGATCTGGAAGGGCACCACCACGTGGTCGCCCACGGCGACGGTGCGCACCTCCTCCCCCACCGCGACCACTTCGGCGACGCCTTCGTGGCCGAACGGATAGGGCCCGGGATTGGGGAAACGACCTTGGAGCACAGCGGGATCCAGATCGCAGGTGGCCACCGCGACCGGGCGGACCAGCGCCTGGTCCGGGGAATCGAGGGTGGGTTCGGGACAGTCCTCCCAGCGCAGCGCGCCGGGGCCGTCGAGTAGCAGTCGCTTCATGGGCGGACCTTCACTAGAACGTTCTTTCCAATTCCCAGGCTACGGCGAATTGGCCTCCGCGGCATCGATTTCCGCGACGCTGAGCCGGATCAATCGCGCCACCGCCCGTGACACGGTGTGCAACGGCTCCTCCGAACGCCGCACCCGGGCCAGCAGGGTCGCGCCCTCGTAGGCGGCGACCACCGTGGTGGCCAGCTCGTACGCCTCGACCTCGGGCAGCCCCATCTCGGCGAGCATGTCGGTGAAGCCGCGCGCCATGGCCTCGAAAGCCGAGACACATGCCGCGCGAACCGCATCCACATCGCTGCCGCCATCGAGGGCGGGCGTGCCGACCGGGCAGCCGTCGGTCCAGCCCGACTCGGCCAGTTTCACGGCCATGAAGTCGAACAGTGTTGCCGCCGTGGCGAACACATCCGGAGGCGCCTGACAGATCATGCGCCCCACCAGGACTCCCGTGCCGGTGATGGCCGAGACGGCGATCTCCTCCTTGCCACCGGGAAAGTGGTGGTAGATGGAGCCGTACGGTAGGCCCGCCGCCTCGCTCAACTTCTTCAATCCGAATCCGTGATAGCCGTGCCGGGCCAGCAGACCCGCCGCTGCCATCTCGATCCGCCGTTTGGACTCCGAAACCATCAATTCAGAGTATGGGCGGGGTCCGACAGCGGCGGCGGGATTCGCGCTATCGATCGTGGTTCGTCCAGACCCGCAGACGCCGGATCATCCCTTCACCCAACCCTTCTCGACGAACAGCGGCACGAATTCCACCGGCACGAACAGCCGGTCCTCCGGCAGCGGCACCTCGTGATAGTGCGCCGGCGGGAGCAGTGTGTCGTCGGCCGCGCCGAGGTCGATGACCCAGCGGTCGGGGCCGGGCCGGAAACCCGCCGCGCCCTTGCCGA contains:
- the sufB gene encoding Fe-S cluster assembly protein SufB → MTTTADQAQPLTQEETIASLGNYEYGWADKDVAGASAKRGLSEDVVRDISAKKSEPEWMLDFRLKALRIFDKKPMPNWGSNLEGIDFDNIKYFVRSSEKQAASWEELPEDIKNTYDKLGIPEAEKQRLVAGVAAQYESEVVYHSIREDLEKQGVIFLDTDTGLKEHPELFQQYFGSVIPSGDNKFSALNSAVWSGGSFIYVPPGVHVDIPLQAYFRINTENMGQFERTLIIVDEDAYVHYVEGCTAPIYSSDSLHSAVVEIIVKKGGRCRYTTIQNWSNNVYNLVTKRAKAEAGATMEWVDGNIGSKVTMKYPAVWMTGEHAKGEVLSIAFAGEGQHQDTGAKMLHLAPHTSSNIISKSVARGGGRASYRGLVQVNKGAYASKSTVKCDALLVDNISRSDTYPYVDIREDDVTMGHEATVSKVSEDQLFYLMSRGLTEDEAMAMVVRGFVEPIAKELPMEYALELNRLIELQMEGAVG
- a CDS encoding helix-turn-helix transcriptional regulator — its product is MYFRHTCVVKTVGLRNAGTGTGRRKGARTVVVPEPTGEGHTREAVIQLLLEEGPITATAIGERLGLTPAGVRRHLEALIESGEARATRSAKWQQSGRGRPAKQYQLTSTGRGRLGHAYDDLAGAAMRQLREIGGDKAIVDFARKRVGAIVTGIDRLKGHTAAETEAKAEEIADAFSEAGFAASTRKVGAGVQICQHHCPVSHVAEEFPELCAAELEAFREILGTHVQRLATIANGDCACTTHVPLLMPTVKPNTAKKTARPAVAQPATTSTHDSGRSAE
- a CDS encoding peptide deformylase; protein product: MAIRPILIAGDPRLSAPAVAVTEFDSELAAFVDTLFETNTAARGAGLAANQIGDPRAVFVYDLMADGVRHRGYVVNPVLETSEIPETMPDPDDDIEGCLSVPGEWYPTGRADWAKVTGVDVEGNPVAVEGTGYLARCLQHETDHLIGHLYLDRLIGRNQRAARKMIKANGWTEPGRSWLPGQDVDPFHG
- a CDS encoding alpha/beta fold hydrolase, with the translated sequence MPGRVPGGKRVVHGKAQMFDGFSEFDIDVSGTTIHGRCGGSGPPVLLLHGIPETHLMWHRVAPELARHHTVVATDLRGFGASGKPESTPDHSPYAMSTLARDQVAVMAELGFPRFAVAGHDRGARCAYRMALDHPEVVTALAVLDIIPTGDVFDHSDHDLWLSHWVWTFLAAPRPIPEIMIARSPSTFVNHMLDSWSSDPSVFPPSLRTAYITNFATPQGIRAICEEYRAAATIDYADDHRDLGVRRIECPVLVLWDEKGFVGQSFDPLRVWQRWAPDVRGKPLRGGHFLPEENPDEVARELLDFLSA
- a CDS encoding zinc-dependent alcohol dehydrogenase produces the protein MKRLLLDGPGALRWEDCPEPTLDSPDQALVRPVAVATCDLDPAVLQGRFPNPGPYPFGHEGVAEVVAVGEEVRTVAVGDHVVVPFQISCGACPACLRGHTGNCTAHPFMSTYGLGTMGGLEWGGLWADLTLVPHADAMLVPMPQGVDPVAVASASDNIPDAYRAVAPQLATDPGAEVLVLGGGAAPSIGLYAAGLAVALDSARVVYLDTDPERLSLAAKLGAEAVEGPSDSRVGRFPVTVEAAGGRRALIAAINATANDGWCTSVSVQTKDVPMPVFGMYSRCCTFHTGRAHVRPAIPAVLSLVAAGRFDPSLVTTTVVERTDSLEALLEAPMKLVAVH
- a CDS encoding TetR/AcrR family transcriptional regulator; this encodes MVSESKRRIEMAAAGLLARHGYHGFGLKKLSEAAGLPYGSIYHHFPGGKEEIAVSAITGTGVLVGRMICQAPPDVFATAATLFDFMAVKLAESGWTDGCPVGTPALDGGSDVDAVRAACVSAFEAMARGFTDMLAEMGLPEVEAYELATTVVAAYEGATLLARVRRSEEPLHTVSRAVARLIRLSVAEIDAAEANSP